Proteins from one Deltaproteobacteria bacterium genomic window:
- the cas5u6u gene encoding type I-U CRISPR-associated protein Cas5/Cas6, translating to MSSHFCLSIRFLDPLFHGRSDGGVPEWPPSPLRVFQSLVAVAARQRVEAESALKWLERQPSPMLVAPAGVTSSGYSLSVPNNAMDIVARAWCRGNYSNSGDANPATHRTMKTVRPTQLLGGDAVHYLWPMCESLTGEVCGYVETLSSLARSIVALGWGVDMAVGYGAVVSDEQVEALLGERWLPGAEGTGDGLRVPLQGTLDALARRHERFLTRLKSHTAPPPLSSYATVEYRRATDLPQRPVAAFSLLKLDARGFRAFDTTRRALTVAGMMRHAAKLAAQHAGWSESKINAFILGHGESKDAGEHVAVGPQRFAYLPLPSIEGRGEGKALVVGSVRRTMLTAFADDCDEEIAWARRALSGLELTDEDKNQPPVALLSLLPTTDKIVRRYTQPAASWATVTPVVLPGYDDPAHYRRRLKQGIEAEEQKQLLTRLNDRIDGLLRKAIIQAGFSQVLADHADLDWRKVGFWPGADLADRYGVPDHLRRFPRFHVRINWRDANNRPIQIHGPVCIGGGRFCGLGLFAALAD from the coding sequence ATGTCTTCGCACTTCTGCCTTTCGATCCGTTTCCTTGACCCGCTCTTCCACGGGCGGAGCGATGGCGGCGTACCGGAGTGGCCCCCGTCACCGCTGAGGGTGTTTCAGTCGCTGGTCGCAGTCGCGGCGCGCCAACGCGTGGAGGCCGAATCCGCGTTGAAGTGGCTGGAGAGGCAACCCTCACCGATGCTGGTCGCTCCCGCGGGTGTAACCTCGTCCGGCTACAGCCTGTCGGTGCCCAACAACGCCATGGACATCGTTGCCAGAGCATGGTGCCGAGGCAACTATTCGAACTCGGGCGACGCCAATCCGGCCACACACCGCACGATGAAGACTGTTCGCCCCACGCAACTGCTGGGTGGCGACGCCGTGCATTACCTCTGGCCCATGTGCGAGTCCTTGACCGGTGAGGTTTGCGGCTACGTGGAGACGCTCTCCAGTCTCGCCCGCAGCATTGTCGCGCTGGGCTGGGGCGTAGACATGGCAGTGGGCTATGGCGCCGTTGTGTCAGACGAGCAAGTTGAGGCCTTGCTCGGCGAGCGGTGGCTGCCCGGCGCCGAAGGAACCGGCGATGGCTTGCGCGTGCCACTGCAAGGAACGCTGGACGCCCTGGCACGTCGGCACGAGCGATTCCTGACGCGCCTGAAGTCCCACACGGCGCCGCCGCCGCTGTCTAGCTACGCTACCGTCGAATATCGTCGAGCGACCGATCTGCCGCAACGCCCCGTGGCTGCCTTCTCGCTGCTGAAGCTCGACGCGCGTGGGTTCCGCGCATTCGACACGACCCGACGCGCGCTCACCGTGGCTGGCATGATGCGCCATGCAGCCAAGCTCGCGGCCCAGCATGCTGGTTGGTCCGAGTCGAAGATCAACGCCTTCATCCTGGGCCATGGCGAATCGAAAGACGCCGGCGAACATGTTGCAGTCGGACCGCAGCGCTTCGCCTATCTGCCTCTGCCTAGCATTGAGGGAAGAGGTGAAGGCAAGGCTCTCGTGGTCGGCAGCGTCCGACGCACGATGCTCACGGCATTCGCTGACGACTGCGATGAAGAGATCGCCTGGGCACGGCGTGCCCTGTCAGGGTTGGAACTGACCGACGAGGACAAGAACCAGCCACCGGTTGCGCTGCTCTCGTTACTGCCCACAACTGACAAGATCGTTCGGCGCTACACACAACCCGCTGCGTCCTGGGCTACCGTTACGCCTGTGGTTCTCCCCGGCTACGATGACCCAGCTCACTATCGGCGGCGATTGAAACAGGGGATTGAGGCGGAGGAGCAGAAGCAACTGTTGACTCGCCTGAACGACCGCATCGACGGCCTCCTTCGCAAGGCGATCATTCAGGCTGGCTTCTCCCAAGTCTTAGCGGACCACGCGGACCTGGATTGGCGCAAGGTCGGCTTCTGGCCCGGCGCTGATCTAGCCGACCGCTACGGCGTGCCCGATCACCTCAGACGCTTCCCCCGGTTCCACGTGAGGATCAATTGGCGGGATGCGAACAATCGACCAATTCAGATTCATGGACCCGTATGCATTGGCGGGGGCCGCTTCTGCGGGCTCGGGCTCTTCGCGGCCTTGGCCGACTGA